The following are encoded together in the Echinicola jeungdonensis genome:
- a CDS encoding glycoside hydrolase family 3 C-terminal domain-containing protein translates to MKVKTLEKPLIPKLGFCFSTIGLRFLGLGFLIYIMAGNMGIQAQESGPDFSFLDTDKNFEERVDILVDQMTLEEKVSQMMNASPAIPRLKVPEYNWWNECLHGVARAGYATVFPQSISVAASFDKNLMREIGSVISDEARAKHHEFIRNGKRGIYTGLDFWSPNINIFRDPRWGRGHETYGEDPYLTGELASQFIEGLQEYDGKYLKTIATSKHFAVHSGPEPLRHSFDVDVSDRDLYETYFPAFRKTVKEAKVYSIMGAYNRFRGESCSGHDFLLNKVLREQWGFEGYVVSDCGAIQDIHTGHNIASSEAEAAAIGVSGGCDLNCGNYYTHLTDAVEHGLVREEEIDTAVKRLFLARFKLGMFDPEEEVSFAQIPFGIVCSEAHNTLARKAAQKSMVLLKNKENLLPLSVDQVKKIAVIGPNADNVESLLGNYHGIPKKPVTFLEGIKRKVGPKAEVLYSEGVHPAEGFYNLKPIPSAYFETEEGRQGLKASYYNNLNWEGEPVLERIDDQIDFSWEHQPISKELIDNFSVKWKGYLVPPASGQYEFGVFSKRGMNIRIDGKEISNGSGTIHRGRYATDILSLEEGKRYEVEVTFFSDETNAIAQMLWARPDVSKIDEAVSLAQSADLAVVVLGLSQRLEGESMDVITPGFDGGDRTAITLPAQQEALLKAVKATGKPVILVLNAGSAMAINWAKENVDAIISAGYPGEEGGNALADVVFGDYNPAGRLPVTYYQSLEDLPPFEDYDMMGRTYRYFEGTPLYPFGYGLSYTRFEYTDLKVPAQVKAGESISVSVKVANVGDLAGDEVVQLYLTDLDASTVRPIRQLEAFERIHLKPGESKEVNFIIAPRQLSMINAQSKRVIEEGDFTVYVGGKQPGFEGNLDAETTMVIEGEFQVKGVKQFRDL, encoded by the coding sequence ATGAAAGTGAAAACTTTAGAAAAACCACTAATACCCAAATTAGGATTTTGTTTTAGTACCATTGGATTAAGGTTCTTGGGACTCGGCTTCCTGATTTATATAATGGCCGGAAATATGGGTATCCAAGCCCAGGAAAGCGGGCCTGATTTTTCTTTTTTGGACACGGATAAAAACTTTGAGGAGCGGGTGGATATTCTGGTAGACCAGATGACCCTTGAGGAGAAGGTAAGCCAGATGATGAATGCCTCGCCGGCCATTCCACGCCTGAAAGTTCCAGAATACAATTGGTGGAACGAATGCTTGCATGGCGTAGCTAGGGCAGGCTATGCCACAGTTTTTCCGCAGTCCATTTCTGTAGCGGCCTCTTTTGATAAAAATCTTATGAGAGAAATAGGATCGGTAATTTCCGATGAGGCCAGGGCCAAGCACCATGAATTTATCCGGAACGGCAAAAGAGGAATTTATACCGGACTGGATTTTTGGTCCCCGAATATCAATATCTTCCGAGACCCGAGGTGGGGAAGGGGACATGAAACCTATGGAGAGGACCCTTATCTCACCGGAGAGTTGGCTTCCCAATTTATAGAGGGCTTGCAAGAGTATGATGGAAAATATCTGAAGACCATTGCTACTTCCAAGCATTTTGCTGTTCATTCTGGTCCAGAGCCCCTTCGTCATTCTTTTGATGTGGATGTGAGTGACCGGGACTTGTATGAAACCTATTTCCCTGCATTCCGAAAAACGGTCAAAGAAGCCAAGGTATATTCCATCATGGGGGCCTATAATCGGTTTAGGGGGGAGTCCTGCAGTGGCCATGACTTTTTATTGAATAAGGTTTTGAGGGAGCAATGGGGATTTGAAGGCTATGTGGTGTCGGACTGCGGGGCTATTCAGGATATTCATACCGGCCATAATATTGCCTCTTCGGAAGCGGAAGCTGCTGCTATCGGTGTTTCTGGAGGATGTGACCTGAATTGCGGCAATTATTATACTCACCTGACTGATGCTGTAGAGCATGGTCTTGTAAGAGAAGAAGAAATTGATACCGCAGTGAAACGGTTATTTTTGGCCAGGTTCAAGTTGGGGATGTTTGATCCGGAGGAGGAAGTTTCCTTTGCGCAGATTCCTTTTGGGATAGTTTGCTCTGAAGCACACAATACCTTAGCTAGAAAGGCGGCCCAAAAAAGCATGGTGCTGCTCAAAAACAAAGAGAATTTGCTGCCCCTATCAGTGGATCAAGTCAAAAAGATAGCGGTAATAGGTCCCAATGCGGATAATGTGGAATCGCTTCTGGGAAATTATCATGGCATACCCAAAAAACCGGTTACTTTTTTGGAAGGAATAAAACGTAAAGTAGGTCCCAAAGCAGAGGTGTTGTACTCAGAAGGAGTCCATCCCGCAGAGGGTTTTTATAATTTGAAGCCTATTCCTTCTGCCTATTTTGAAACCGAAGAAGGACGTCAGGGACTTAAAGCTTCCTATTATAATAACCTAAACTGGGAGGGGGAACCGGTTTTGGAGCGGATAGATGACCAAATTGACTTTTCCTGGGAGCATCAGCCTATTTCCAAAGAGCTGATTGACAACTTTTCCGTAAAATGGAAAGGATACTTAGTCCCTCCGGCAAGTGGACAATATGAATTTGGTGTGTTTTCAAAAAGGGGCATGAATATACGTATAGACGGGAAAGAAATATCCAATGGGTCGGGGACCATCCACCGGGGAAGGTATGCTACCGATATTCTTTCCCTAGAAGAGGGAAAAAGGTATGAAGTTGAAGTGACTTTCTTTAGTGATGAGACCAATGCCATCGCCCAAATGCTATGGGCCAGGCCGGATGTCAGCAAGATAGATGAAGCGGTCAGCTTGGCCCAAAGTGCGGATTTGGCCGTGGTGGTGCTGGGATTGTCCCAAAGGCTGGAAGGGGAAAGCATGGATGTAATCACGCCAGGATTTGATGGAGGAGACCGTACAGCCATCACTTTGCCGGCCCAACAGGAAGCTTTACTTAAGGCGGTGAAAGCAACCGGTAAACCCGTGATTTTAGTATTAAATGCTGGCAGTGCCATGGCCATCAACTGGGCGAAGGAAAATGTGGATGCCATTATAAGTGCGGGATATCCTGGAGAAGAAGGAGGCAACGCCTTAGCTGACGTGGTCTTTGGAGACTATAATCCCGCGGGCAGGTTACCGGTCACCTACTACCAATCCCTGGAGGATTTACCACCGTTTGAAGATTATGATATGATGGGGAGAACCTACCGGTATTTCGAAGGTACCCCACTTTATCCATTTGGCTATGGGCTGAGTTATACACGTTTTGAATATACAGATCTGAAAGTTCCAGCTCAGGTAAAAGCCGGAGAAAGCATATCCGTAAGCGTGAAAGTCGCCAATGTTGGGGATCTGGCAGGTGATGAGGTAGTTCAATTGTACCTGACAGATCTAGATGCTTCTACGGTGAGACCGATCAGGCAACTGGAAGCTTTTGAACGTATACATTTGAAACCAGGAGAAAGTAAGGAGGTGAATTTTATCATAGCTCCCAGACAACTTTCTATGATCAATGCTCAATCCAAAAGAGTAATTGAAGAAGGTGATTTCACGGTGTATGTTGGTGGAAAACAGCCCGGATTTGAGGGTAATTTGGATGCGGAAACTACAATGGTGATTGAAGGAGAATTTCAGGTAAAGGGTGTTAAGCAGTTTCGTGATCTTTAA
- a CDS encoding 7TM-DISM domain-containing protein, which yields MEYYVDPTSELSIEDISDSTFQQNFLQVTDNHVVYGALNENLWLKMIVENQQDVYDHSWYFESWGFDLDEITFYFPNPEGNFISNTAGYDFPFSKRNIHHKNFNYFLDLRPGEKKTYYFKINRSYPLAFNFHLRSNERFISHSLNEYLLLGIYYGVLFIIFIFNVYLTFKLKDSLYLYFSGFIFACIWFSFGRDGLGFQFLWPNLPSLNKITDESITQLLVILATLLFSNKFVQKYNSSPRLFKLTLLAIAMKLVVFANQELGYTLNAIPYITVTLIILLIPFLVGLYKLIKTKIYSWSYILAYTCLFLVIIHSYTKTITLFNDPIINWYIVHPVIFIQVVLFSLSIFNQIKFLQDQFQKVSQERTEALKEKNKLTDEMNNQLQIKVKERTEQIEKMATDLASKNVELQTTNIKLRELNSQVEQINEFLRENNKELKMSVDETTKNLALMKGLDFEDFKKVFPDKDSCLKFLAELKWKNKYTCKKCGYNKFAEGANHGRRCKNCNYYESPTVDTLFHKLKFPIEKAFYILYLSNRKDVDLTLNELSEILDLRRETCWAFKNKINQAMEKTDHNKELSGWENLALVHPE from the coding sequence ATGGAATACTATGTGGACCCGACCAGTGAATTGTCAATAGAAGACATCTCAGATAGTACCTTTCAGCAAAATTTCCTTCAGGTCACCGATAACCATGTTGTTTATGGGGCATTAAATGAAAATCTATGGCTCAAAATGATAGTAGAAAACCAACAGGATGTATATGACCATTCATGGTATTTTGAGTCCTGGGGTTTTGACTTGGATGAAATTACATTTTATTTTCCTAATCCAGAGGGAAATTTCATCAGCAACACCGCTGGTTATGACTTTCCTTTTTCCAAAAGAAATATTCATCATAAAAATTTCAATTATTTCCTTGATTTAAGGCCAGGCGAAAAGAAAACCTATTATTTTAAAATCAATCGTAGTTATCCGCTGGCTTTTAATTTTCATTTACGGTCCAACGAAAGGTTTATTTCACATTCCCTAAATGAATATCTTTTATTGGGAATATACTATGGGGTTTTATTTATCATTTTCATATTTAATGTTTACCTGACCTTCAAATTAAAGGACTCCTTGTACCTGTATTTTTCAGGTTTTATTTTTGCCTGTATCTGGTTTTCTTTTGGACGGGATGGTCTGGGATTCCAGTTTCTTTGGCCGAATCTGCCAAGTTTGAATAAAATAACCGATGAATCCATTACCCAATTGTTGGTCATTCTCGCCACCCTGCTATTTTCTAACAAGTTTGTCCAAAAATACAATTCAAGCCCTAGGCTATTTAAGCTAACTTTATTAGCCATTGCCATGAAACTGGTAGTTTTTGCAAACCAGGAATTAGGATATACCTTAAACGCTATTCCCTATATTACCGTTACTTTAATTATCCTATTAATTCCATTTTTAGTAGGGCTTTATAAATTGATAAAAACCAAGATTTATTCCTGGTCTTATATCTTGGCCTATACATGTTTATTCTTAGTAATAATTCATTCTTATACCAAAACCATCACCTTATTCAATGACCCAATCATTAATTGGTATATTGTGCACCCTGTAATTTTTATTCAGGTCGTATTATTTTCTTTATCCATTTTTAATCAGATTAAATTTCTTCAGGACCAATTCCAAAAAGTAAGTCAGGAAAGGACGGAGGCCTTAAAAGAAAAAAACAAGCTCACCGATGAAATGAATAACCAGCTGCAAATCAAAGTCAAAGAGCGAACTGAACAGATAGAAAAGATGGCTACTGACCTGGCAAGCAAAAACGTAGAGCTCCAAACCACCAATATTAAATTAAGGGAACTTAATTCGCAGGTTGAGCAAATAAACGAGTTTCTAAGGGAAAACAATAAGGAACTAAAAATGAGTGTGGATGAAACCACAAAAAACCTCGCTTTGATGAAGGGACTGGATTTTGAAGATTTTAAAAAAGTTTTTCCGGATAAGGACAGTTGTCTAAAATTTTTAGCTGAATTAAAATGGAAAAATAAATACACATGTAAAAAGTGTGGCTACAACAAATTTGCAGAGGGAGCCAATCATGGCAGAAGGTGTAAAAACTGTAATTATTACGAATCTCCCACTGTGGATACCTTGTTCCATAAACTTAAATTCCCGATAGAAAAGGCATTTTACATCCTTTACCTATCCAACCGAAAGGATGTAGATCTTACTTTAAATGAATTATCCGAAATTCTGGACCTCAGAAGGGAAACCTGCTGGGCCTTTAAAAACAAGATCAATCAAGCAATGGAAAAAACTGACCATAATAAGGAACTCAGTGGATGGGAAAATTTGGCTTTGGTTCATCCGGAGTAA
- a CDS encoding endo-1,4-beta-xylanase — protein sequence MSKSRLVSFFIVLSGMVLVSFTLLENKIGIKEVFKEDFLVGAAINTRNLENSDARKTLSEHFNSISPENLLKWQLVHPEPNQYFFSQADNYVQSGNEINSFVVGHTLVWHKQTPDWVFENADGGAKGKEELIKEMESHIGVVVGRYKGKIHGWDVVNEAITDDGAYRKSKWFQIAGKDFIKRAFIKAAKVDPSAELYYNDYNMWKPAKIDAALEMVMELKEEGIRVDGVGMQGHFGLEYPTISQIETSIKKISDLGLKVMITELDIDVLPNPTNRQGADIDDNFEYEPKYDPYREKIPEEARQKLAQRYKELFRLFRKHRESISRVTFWGIKDSDSWLNNWPIQGRTAYPLFFENDFSLKEEIEKMLMEIDVK from the coding sequence ATGTCCAAGAGTAGATTAGTTAGTTTTTTTATTGTTCTGTCCGGAATGGTTTTGGTTTCATTTACCCTTCTGGAGAATAAAATAGGTATAAAGGAAGTTTTCAAGGAAGACTTTTTAGTGGGGGCAGCAATTAATACCCGAAATCTTGAAAATAGTGATGCCAGAAAAACTCTATCTGAGCACTTTAACAGTATCAGTCCTGAAAACCTCCTGAAGTGGCAATTAGTGCACCCTGAACCTAATCAATACTTCTTTAGTCAAGCTGACAACTATGTCCAATCGGGAAATGAGATCAATTCATTTGTGGTGGGACACACATTGGTTTGGCATAAACAAACTCCGGATTGGGTTTTTGAGAATGCCGATGGAGGAGCTAAAGGGAAAGAAGAATTGATCAAAGAAATGGAGTCCCATATTGGAGTTGTAGTGGGAAGATACAAAGGAAAGATTCATGGTTGGGATGTAGTCAATGAAGCTATTACCGATGATGGAGCCTACCGAAAGTCCAAGTGGTTCCAAATAGCAGGAAAGGATTTTATTAAAAGAGCTTTTATCAAAGCAGCGAAAGTAGATCCAAGTGCCGAGCTATATTATAATGACTATAATATGTGGAAGCCTGCAAAAATTGATGCTGCCCTTGAAATGGTTATGGAATTAAAGGAAGAAGGCATAAGAGTTGACGGGGTTGGAATGCAGGGTCATTTTGGCCTGGAATATCCCACAATTTCACAGATTGAAACATCGATCAAAAAAATTTCTGATCTGGGTCTGAAGGTAATGATAACGGAACTGGATATCGATGTATTGCCCAATCCTACTAACCGTCAGGGAGCTGATATTGATGATAACTTTGAGTACGAACCTAAATATGACCCCTACCGGGAGAAAATACCAGAGGAGGCTCGTCAGAAATTAGCTCAAAGATATAAGGAGCTCTTCAGACTGTTTCGAAAACACCGGGAGTCAATCAGCCGGGTTACCTTTTGGGGCATAAAGGACAGTGACAGTTGGCTGAATAACTGGCCAATTCAGGGCAGGACTGCATATCCTCTATTTTTTGAAAATGATTTTTCCCTTAAAGAGGAGATTGAAAAAATGTTAATGGAAATTGATGTTAAATAA
- a CDS encoding glycoside hydrolase family 43 protein has translation MTSEETVEFLDQPLLTDLYTADPSAHVFDGKIFIYPSHDIESSAKNDDSGDQYDMKDYHVFSLDGIENEVVNHGKVLDLDDVKWAKKQMWAPDAAEKDGKYYLYFPAKDKEEIFRLGVAVSDNPAGPFEPQPEPIKGSFSMDPAVYQDDDGTYYIYWGGIWGGQLQKWRTGKYLSTGDDPFSDEPADHEPAIAPKVAKLTEDMLEFAENPKDVLILDKNGEPIKAGDHEKRFFEASWLHKHNGIYYFSYSTGDTHNIVYATGDNPYGPFTYQGVILHPVQGWTNHHSIVEFRGQWYIFYHDTQLSGKNYLRNIKMHKLEHREDGSIAPIYPLSYDKNYRNK, from the coding sequence ATGACATCAGAGGAAACTGTTGAGTTTTTGGATCAACCACTCCTGACAGATTTGTATACAGCTGACCCTTCTGCTCATGTGTTTGATGGCAAAATTTTTATCTACCCTTCCCATGATATAGAATCTTCTGCAAAAAATGACGATTCTGGCGACCAATATGATATGAAAGATTACCATGTTTTTTCTTTGGACGGAATTGAAAATGAAGTGGTAAATCATGGAAAAGTATTGGATTTGGATGATGTGAAATGGGCAAAGAAGCAAATGTGGGCCCCTGATGCAGCAGAAAAAGATGGAAAATATTACCTCTATTTCCCGGCCAAAGATAAGGAAGAGATTTTCAGGTTGGGCGTAGCTGTTTCTGATAACCCGGCAGGTCCGTTTGAACCACAACCCGAACCTATTAAGGGAAGTTTTAGTATGGATCCAGCAGTGTATCAGGATGATGACGGAACATATTATATTTATTGGGGAGGAATTTGGGGCGGCCAGCTTCAAAAGTGGAGAACAGGAAAATACCTTTCTACTGGGGATGATCCCTTTTCGGATGAACCCGCGGACCATGAACCTGCTATTGCTCCAAAGGTGGCCAAGCTGACAGAGGATATGCTGGAGTTTGCTGAAAACCCAAAGGATGTTCTAATCCTGGACAAAAATGGTGAGCCTATTAAAGCGGGTGATCATGAAAAAAGGTTTTTTGAGGCTTCCTGGCTTCATAAGCATAATGGTATTTATTATTTCTCTTATTCGACCGGGGATACCCATAATATTGTTTATGCTACCGGGGACAATCCTTATGGTCCATTTACCTACCAAGGAGTGATTTTACATCCAGTACAAGGCTGGACCAACCACCATTCCATAGTGGAATTTAGGGGACAATGGTATATTTTTTATCATGATACTCAGCTTTCGGGAAAGAATTATTTAAGAAATATAAAAATGCATAAGCTGGAACATCGTGAAGATGGAAGTATTGCTCCTATTTACCCTCTTAGTTATGATAAAAATTATCGTAACAAATAA